A DNA window from Camelina sativa cultivar DH55 chromosome 13, Cs, whole genome shotgun sequence contains the following coding sequences:
- the LOC104737369 gene encoding external alternative NAD(P)H-ubiquinone oxidoreductase B2, mitochondrial → MRNFSFFERFSKAFQDHPSLTRIIVVSTISGGGLIAYSEANASYGVNGSAAVVETGTRKKKVVLLGTGWAGTSFLKNLNNSQYEVQIISPRNYFAFTPLLPSVTCGTVEARSVVEPVRNIGRKNVDTSYLEAECFKIDPSSKKVYCRSKQGLASNGKKEFSVDYDYLVIATGAQSNTFNIPGVEENCHFLKEVEDAQKIRKTVIDSFEKASLPDLSDEERKRILHFVVVGGGPTGVEFAAELHDFVSEDLVSLYPRAKGSVQITLLEAADHILTMFDKRITEFAEEKFSRDGIDVKLGSMVTKVNEKDISAKTKGGEVSSIPYGMIVWSTGIGTRPVIKDFMKQIGQGNRRALATDEWLRVEGCDNIYALGDCATINQRKVMEDVSAIFSKADKDKSGTLTLKEFQEAMDDICVRYPQVELYLKSKRMRGIADLLKEAETDDGSKKNIELKIEEFKSALSQVDSQVKFLPATAQVAAQQGAYLAKCFDRMEECEKNPEGPIRMRGEGRHRFRPFRYRHLGQFAPLGGEQTAAQLPGDWVSIGHSSQWLWYSVYASKQVSWRTRVLVVSDWMRRFIFGRDSSSI, encoded by the exons ATGAGAAACTTCAGTTTCTTCGAGAGATTCTCCAAAGCTTTTCAAGATCATCCTTCTCTCACCCGAATCATCGTCGTCTCCACCATCAG TGGTGGTGGACTTATAGCCTATTCTGAGGCAAACGCATCTTATGGAGTGAACGGttctgctgctgttgttgaAACTGGAAccaggaagaagaaggttgtgcTGCTCGGAACTGGTTGGGCTGGAACTAGTTTCTTGAAGAATTTGAATAATTCTCAATACGAGGTTCAGATTATTTCGCCTCGAAACTACTTTGCTTTCACTCCTTTGCTACCTAGTGTTACCTGTGGAACTGTTGAAGCTCGCAGCGTTGTTGAGCCTGTTCGTAACATTGGAAGAAAG AACGTTGATACGTCTTACCTGGAGGCAGAATGTTTCAAAATTGATCCATCAAGCAAGAAAGTGTATTGCCGATCCAAACAAGGCCTTGCTTCAAATGGAAAGAAAGAATTTTCTGTCGATTATGACTACCTTGTAATTGCTACTGGAGCTCAGTCTAACACCTTTAACATACCCGGAGTGGAAGAAAACTGCCATTTTCTGAAA GAGGTTGAAGATGCTCAGAAAATCCGTAAAACTGTAATTGATTCCTTTGAGAAGGCAAGTCTACCAGATCTAAGCGatgaagagaggaagagaattCTGCATTTTGTGGTTGTTGGTGGTGGGCCAACAGGTGTTGAGTTTGCCGCTGAACTGCATGATTTTGTTTCTGAGGATCTAGTTAGTCTCTACCCTAGAGCCAAGGGTTCAGTGCAGATCACTCTTCTGGAGGCCGCAGACCACATCCTGACCAT GTTTGACAAGAGAATCACTGAGTTTGCTGAAGAAAAGTTTAGCAGAGATGGAATTGATGTGAAACTTGGCTCGATGGTAACTAAAGTGAATGAGAAAGACATATCTGCTAAAACCAAAGGAGGAGAGGTTTCCTCAATTCCTTATGGAATGATTGTCTGGTCAACTGGTATTGGAACTCGTCCTGTCataaaagattttatgaaacaaattgGCCAG GGTAATAGACGTGCTCTGGCCACTGATGAATGGCTTCGCGTAGAAGGATGTGATAACATATATGCCCTTGGCGATTGCGCAACAATTAACCAGCGCAAAGTCATG GAGGATGTTTCGGCTATATTTAGCAAAGCAGACAAAGACAAGTCTGGGACACTAACTCTCAAAGAGTTTCAAGAAGCAATGGATGACATTTGTGTTAGATACCCTCAAGTGGAGCTCTACTTGAAAAGTAAACGTATGCGTGGCATTGCTGATCTTCTAAAAGAAGCCGAAACTGATGATGGATCCAAGAAGAACATCGAACtgaagattgaagaattcaAATCTGCTCTTTCTCAGGTTGACTCGCAAGTGAAGTTTCTTCCAGCTACAGCACAG GTTGCTGCGCAGCAAGGTGCTTACCTAGCTAAATGCTTTGATCGCATGGAAGAGTGTGAGAAGAATCCAGAAGGTCCCATTAGGATGAGAGGAGAAGGTCGTCACCGTTTCCGTCCCTTTAG GTACAGGCATTTGGGACAATTTGCACCACTGGGAGGGGAACAAACGGCAGCACAACTTCCAGGAGATTGGGTTTCTATTGGACATAGCAGTCAGTGGTTGTGGTATTCCGTCTACGCAag TAAGCAAGTGAGCTGGCGTACAAGAGTGCTTGTGGTTTCAGATTGGATGAGGCGTTTCATCTTTGGTAGGGATTCAAGTAGCATCTGA
- the LOC104738447 gene encoding putative lipid-binding protein AIR1, producing MAPRTSLAIFLSLNLLFITYTSAACPRDSLQLGVCANVLKLVDITLGNPPVTPCCSLIQGLADLEAAACLCTLVKVNVLGINLNLPIDLSVLLNVCGRTPPTNFQCV from the coding sequence ATGGCTCCAAGAACCTCCCTTGCAATCTTCCTTTCTCTCAACCTCCTCTTCATCACTTACACCTCTGCGGCTTGTCCTAGAGATTCCCTACAACTCGGTGTTTGTGCCAATGTTCTCAAGCTAGTGGACATAACATTGGGAAATCCACCTGTAACGCCATGCTGCTCTCTCATCCAAGGTTTGGCTGACCTTGAGGCTGCAGCCTGCCTTTGCACCTTGGTCAAGGTTAACGTTCTTGGAATCAACCTTAACCTTCCTATCGATCTCAGCGTACTCCTCAATGTTTGCGGTAGAACACCTCCAACGAACTTCCAATGCGTGTAA
- the LOC104737370 gene encoding vesicle-associated protein 4-3 produces the protein MALTEEKSDSDGRRWGKFKLPFRNSNNAQATSSSMTTPSSSHLNQNYIHQTRHFQYHGPPVVEGLGQQNHHQSAAATIPSMSSVARSLLPTKRRLKLDPSAKLYFPYEPGKQVRSAIKIKNTSKSHVAFKFQTTEPKSCFMRPAGAILAPGEEIIATVFKFVEPPENSERPVEQKSGVKFKIMSLKMKVPTDYMPELFEEQKEHVSEEQVMRVVFLDPESSNPMMEKLKSQLAEADAVDEARKKASEGVVGPKPIGEGLVIDEWKQRRERYLAQQQGGDMA, from the exons ATGGCCTTAACGGAGGAGAAATCAGATTCCGATGGTCGACGTTGGGGAAAATTCAAACTCCCCTTTCGAAACTCCAACAACGCTCAAGCAACCTCCTCATCCATGACTACTCCTTCGTCGTCTCatctaaatcaaaattacattcATCAAACACGCCATTTTCAATACCACGGACCTCCTGTAGTCGAAGGATTAGGTCAACAAAACCATCATCAATCCGCCGCCGCCACGATCCCTTCTATGTCATCTGTCGCTAGATCGCTTCTTCCTACGAAACGCCGATTGAAGCTTGATCCTTCTGCAAAACTCTACTTCCCCT ATGAGCCTGGGAAGCAAGTCAGGAGTGCTATTAAGATTAAGAATACGAGCAAGTCTCATGTAGCTTTTAAG TTTCAAACAACGGAGCCAAAGAGTTGCTTTATGCGCCCAGCTGGTGCTATTCTTGCTCCTGGGGAAGAAATTATCGCAACTG TTTTCAAGTTTGTTGAGCCTCCTGAGAATAGTGAAAGGCCGGTGGAACAAAAGAGCGGGgttaagtttaaaattatgagcCTAAAGATGAAAGTCCCAACGGATTATATGCCTGAGCTG TTTGAGGAGCAAAAAGAGCATGTCTCTGAGGAGCAAGTAATGCGTGTGGTATTCTTGGATCCTGAAAGCTCTAACCCC atgatggagaaattgAAGAGTCAATTAGCAGAAGCGGATGCTGTAGATGAAGCACGGAAGAAAGCATCAGAGGGTGTTGTTGGTCCAAAGCCAATTGGAGAAGGACTTGTAATAGATGAATGG AAGCAACGCCGAGAGAGGTATCTTGCACAGCAACAAGGAGGAGACATGGCTTGA
- the LOC109128519 gene encoding uncharacterized protein LOC109128519 has protein sequence MPKKILMSVSMRCEKCRSEALKIGAKTTGVTFVGIEGEEKDKVVVIGEGVDAACLVVRLRKKVGFADLISVADVDS, from the exons ATGCCCAAG AAAATCTTGATGTCGGTGAGTATGAGGTGCGAAAAATGTCGTTCGGAAGCTCTCAAGATCGGAGCCAAAACCACTG GAGTGACGTTTGTGGGaatagaaggagaagagaaagacaaaGTGGTGGTGATCGGAGAAGGTGTCGACGCCGCATGTTTAGTTGTCCGGCTTCGCAAGAAAGTTGGTTTCGCTGATCTTATCAGCGTTGCAGATGTTGACTCTTAG
- the LOC104738446 gene encoding putative lipid-binding protein AIR1, whose product MASRASLALFLSLNLLFVTYTSAACPKDSLQLGVCANVLKLVDLTLGNPPVKPCCSLIQGLADLEAAVCLCTLLKVNILGINLNLPIDLSVLLNICGKKAPTNFQCA is encoded by the coding sequence ATGGCTTCAAGAGCCTCCCTTGCACTCTTCCTTTCTCTCAACCTTCTCTTTGTCACTTACACCTCTGCGGCTTGTCCTAAAGATTCCCTACAGCTCGGTGTTTGTGCCAATGTTCTCAAGCTAGTGGACCTAACATTGGGAAACCCACCTGTAAAGCCATGCTGCTCTCTTATCCAAGGTTTGGCTGACCTTGAGGCTGCAGTCTGCCTATGCACTTTGCTCAAGGTTAACATTCTTGGAATTAACCTTAACCTTCCCATCGATCTCAGCGTACTCCTCAATATTTGCGGTAAAAAAGCCCCAACGAACTTCCAGTGCGCGTAA